In a genomic window of Spirosoma agri:
- a CDS encoding SDR family NAD(P)-dependent oxidoreductase, whose translation MSALNHNGLWWTLAGIGAVAVAKAFLTKKRTIDFHDKTVVITGGSRGLGLELARHFAQEGANVAICARDQDELNRAQADLRMRGSDVFTYACDITDKDQVADFIRAVDQVLGPVDVLVNNAGTIIVSPLEHATESDFREAMETNFWSAFNMVNAVLPRMRERKAGRIVNITSFGGKIAVPHLAPYSVSKFAFVGYSEGLRSELLKDGIFVTTICPGLIRTGSPRNAIFKGQNEKEYSVFKISDSIPFFTIASDDCAREIVDACRTGEAERIITLPAKIGSAIHGFAPGFITDTLGWANEFLPEPGGIGEQRTFGKDSETPLSESILTRLTDKAAVANNEMGE comes from the coding sequence ATGAGTGCCTTGAATCATAACGGACTGTGGTGGACGCTGGCGGGTATTGGGGCTGTGGCCGTTGCGAAAGCGTTTCTGACTAAAAAACGAACGATAGATTTTCACGATAAAACCGTTGTCATCACCGGGGGCTCGCGCGGGCTGGGTCTCGAACTAGCCCGCCACTTTGCGCAGGAAGGTGCCAATGTAGCGATCTGCGCCCGCGATCAGGATGAACTGAACCGCGCTCAGGCAGACCTGCGAATGCGCGGCAGTGACGTGTTTACGTATGCCTGCGACATTACCGATAAAGATCAGGTTGCGGATTTTATAAGAGCCGTCGATCAGGTATTAGGGCCAGTAGATGTGCTGGTCAACAATGCCGGAACGATTATCGTGAGTCCGCTTGAGCACGCTACCGAAAGCGATTTTCGGGAAGCGATGGAGACCAACTTCTGGTCAGCTTTTAACATGGTCAACGCGGTACTTCCTCGGATGCGCGAACGGAAAGCAGGGCGTATCGTCAATATCACTTCGTTTGGGGGTAAAATTGCAGTGCCTCATCTTGCTCCTTATTCGGTCAGTAAATTCGCCTTCGTCGGATACTCCGAAGGGCTTCGGTCAGAACTGCTCAAGGATGGTATCTTTGTGACAACGATCTGCCCCGGTCTGATTCGAACGGGAAGCCCGCGCAATGCCATCTTCAAAGGTCAGAACGAGAAAGAGTACAGTGTTTTCAAGATCAGTGATTCGATCCCTTTTTTTACAATCGCATCCGATGACTGCGCTCGTGAAATTGTAGATGCGTGTCGAACGGGTGAAGCCGAGCGAATCATCACCTTACCGGCCAAAATAGGTTCTGCTATCCACGGATTTGCGCCGGGCTTCATAACGGATACATTAGGTTGGGCTAATGAGTTTTTGCCGGAACCGGGCGGGATCGGTGAGCAGCGTACGTTCGGTAAGGACAGCGAAACCCCGCTTTCGGAGTCGATACTTACTCGACTTACTGATAAGGCGGCCGTTGCCAACAATGAGATGGGTGAATAA
- a CDS encoding type 1 glutamine amidotransferase domain-containing protein: MENQQNLAGKKIAALMTEGFEQVELTKPQQAFEDAGATVHIIAPKGGQIKAWDETEWGETFDVDLPLAGADPASYDALLLPGGVLNPDKLRTEPQAVKFIQHFFDQQKPVAAICHAPTMLIEADVVDGRTLTSYPSIQTDLKNAGATWVNQEVVVDGNLVTSRNPDDIPAFNREAIKLISEGVKANQTA, from the coding sequence ATGGAAAATCAACAAAATCTGGCGGGCAAAAAAATAGCGGCCCTGATGACGGAAGGTTTCGAACAGGTCGAACTGACCAAACCCCAGCAGGCCTTCGAAGATGCCGGTGCAACAGTACATATTATTGCCCCGAAAGGTGGCCAGATCAAAGCATGGGACGAAACCGAATGGGGCGAAACATTTGATGTTGACCTGCCACTCGCCGGAGCGGACCCCGCCAGTTACGATGCCTTGCTATTGCCAGGGGGCGTTTTGAACCCAGACAAACTACGCACGGAACCACAGGCGGTTAAATTCATCCAGCACTTTTTTGATCAGCAAAAACCCGTTGCCGCCATCTGTCACGCACCCACGATGCTGATCGAAGCGGATGTGGTCGATGGCCGTACGCTAACGTCGTACCCTTCGATCCAGACGGATCTTAAGAACGCCGGAGCAACTTGGGTCAATCAAGAAGTTGTCGTTGATGGCAACTTGGTTACCAGCCGTAATCCTGACGATATACCAGCTTTCAACCGGGAAGCGATCAAATTGATCAGCGAAGGCGTCAAAGCCAATCAGACGGCCTAG
- the truA gene encoding tRNA pseudouridine(38-40) synthase TruA, whose amino-acid sequence MRYFIELSYRGTAYHGWQTQANGVSVQTTLEAALTRRLRQPVFVMGSGRTDAGVHAQQQFAHFEVEEPIIWTDALLYSINCMLPDDIAIRAIFPVRPTDHARFSAISRYYQYHITRHKNAFESGLTYHFRPALDVERMNEACRILLNHTDFKSFSKARANVTHFRCRLDFAYWERSEANLLTFHIKANRFLWGMVRTIVGTMLEIGQDGMTLDQFDQLINDQDRTLAGRAAPANGLYLVEVGYPDGVLAQRVSPGE is encoded by the coding sequence ATGCGTTATTTTATCGAACTATCGTACAGAGGAACCGCCTACCACGGCTGGCAAACACAGGCAAACGGCGTAAGTGTGCAAACGACGCTGGAAGCGGCATTGACCCGGCGACTGCGACAGCCGGTGTTCGTTATGGGAAGCGGGCGTACTGATGCGGGGGTTCATGCGCAACAACAATTCGCTCATTTTGAGGTCGAAGAGCCGATCATATGGACGGATGCGTTGCTTTATTCGATCAACTGCATGCTGCCGGATGACATTGCCATACGAGCGATCTTTCCCGTTCGACCAACTGACCATGCTCGCTTTTCGGCCATCTCACGGTATTATCAGTATCATATTACGCGTCATAAAAACGCGTTTGAATCCGGGTTGACCTATCACTTTCGGCCTGCGCTGGATGTCGAGCGTATGAACGAAGCTTGCCGGATATTGCTCAATCATACTGATTTTAAAAGCTTCAGTAAGGCGCGGGCCAACGTGACGCACTTTCGATGTCGGCTTGATTTTGCGTACTGGGAGCGTAGTGAGGCCAATTTGCTGACGTTTCACATCAAAGCCAATCGGTTTTTGTGGGGAATGGTGCGCACCATTGTGGGCACCATGCTCGAAATAGGGCAGGACGGAATGACGCTTGACCAGTTCGACCAGTTGATCAACGATCAGGACCGCACCCTGGCTGGACGGGCGGCTCCGGCCAATGGCCTGTATCTGGTGGAAGTTGGCTATCCCGATGGCGTATTAGCGCAGCGGGTAAGCCCGGGGGAGTGA
- a CDS encoding DUF6600 domain-containing protein, which yields MTVLKTIKLLGLITMLAFSPSFLPKAMAQPGVSVPVESFYDELAPYGQWTQYPSYGNVWIPDAGPDFQPYATGGHWVVTEYGNTWVSDYAWGWAPFHYGRWIYDPAYGGWLWIPDSDWGPAWVSWRTGGGYYGWAPLAPGMNVNININIPAPYWTFVPQIYITSPRLYSYCVPRPNVINIYQNTTIINNYYRTNNRAYAYGPPRGDIERVTRRSVPVYRIDNMDRPGRSVIGNGSVGFYRPNNARQDYGRNDRDRFDNGARPNYNNNGVPNRGSYNSNMPNRDYNGNNVPNRGSYNGNAGPNRDFNGNNAPGRDFDGNNTPGRDFNGNSRPNRDYNGNTSPDRRGSFSNPGMSPATPNPGTYPAPDRSSGTSRGTYQRAEPGNSGRQGGFEPQQQPNRSFERPGSQAQPGTQMAPAGREGGFQRAPENRGAQPQIQQRTQEPGQSGGRQGGFPGGGGRGPR from the coding sequence ATGACAGTTCTGAAAACGATAAAGCTCCTCGGTCTGATAACTATGCTGGCTTTTAGCCCGTCTTTCCTGCCGAAAGCGATGGCGCAGCCGGGTGTCAGCGTACCGGTCGAATCCTTCTATGATGAATTAGCGCCTTACGGACAGTGGACGCAATACCCTAGCTACGGCAATGTGTGGATTCCGGATGCCGGTCCTGATTTCCAGCCCTATGCCACTGGCGGTCACTGGGTCGTTACAGAATACGGCAACACCTGGGTGTCCGATTACGCGTGGGGCTGGGCGCCGTTCCACTACGGTCGCTGGATTTACGATCCGGCCTATGGCGGCTGGCTCTGGATTCCTGATTCCGACTGGGGACCAGCCTGGGTGTCGTGGCGTACGGGCGGTGGATATTATGGATGGGCACCGCTAGCCCCTGGTATGAACGTGAACATCAATATCAACATACCGGCTCCTTACTGGACATTTGTCCCTCAGATTTACATCACGAGCCCTCGTCTGTATAGCTATTGCGTGCCACGGCCCAACGTTATCAACATCTACCAGAACACGACGATCATCAACAATTACTACCGGACCAACAACCGGGCGTATGCATACGGACCACCGCGTGGTGATATCGAACGGGTAACCCGCCGAAGCGTTCCGGTCTATCGGATCGATAATATGGACCGTCCCGGTCGTTCTGTGATTGGCAATGGCTCGGTAGGGTTCTATCGTCCGAACAATGCCCGTCAGGACTATGGCCGCAATGACCGTGATCGGTTCGACAATGGTGCCCGACCAAATTACAACAATAACGGCGTACCGAACCGGGGCAGCTACAACAGCAATATGCCGAATCGCGACTACAACGGGAACAACGTACCTAACCGGGGCAGCTACAACGGGAACGCAGGGCCTAACCGAGACTTCAATGGCAACAACGCACCCGGTCGTGATTTTGATGGGAATAACACGCCTGGTCGCGACTTTAATGGAAACAGCCGGCCAAATCGGGACTACAATGGAAATACTTCGCCCGATCGACGCGGTTCTTTTTCGAACCCCGGAATGAGCCCAGCTACGCCAAATCCTGGTACTTATCCGGCTCCTGATCGGTCCAGTGGTACAAGCCGGGGGACATACCAGCGGGCGGAACCGGGCAATAGTGGTCGGCAGGGTGGATTTGAACCACAACAGCAACCGAACCGATCATTCGAGCGGCCAGGTTCTCAGGCTCAACCCGGAACGCAGATGGCTCCGGCTGGCCGCGAAGGCGGATTCCAGCGTGCGCCCGAAAACCGTGGAGCACAGCCTCAGATTCAGCAGCGCACACAGGAGCCGGGCCAATCGGGTGGTCGGCAGGGTGGGTTTCCGGGTGGCGGTGGTCGCGGGCCACGATAG
- a CDS encoding transglutaminase family protein — MSVRVAIHHDTHYAYDRMVFLSPHLVRLKPAAHSPALIESYSLTIEPANHLVHWQQDPFGNFIARIDFAEATQAMSIKVEITALLEPVNPFDFFLDTYAESFPFQYEDQLRKDLAPYLEITEDGPLLNQWIQQIDQTKQGTINFLIDLNRRVNQAIEYTTRLQPGVQTPEETLLQAIGSCRDSAWLLVQILRHVGLAARFVSGYLAQVFPDAADQDDPSNPKENSLALHAWAEVYVPGAGWLGLDATSGMLATEGHIPLACTSNPDSAAPLTGTTGVSEATLTYTNTLVRLN, encoded by the coding sequence ATGTCTGTCCGAGTTGCTATTCACCACGATACCCATTACGCATATGATCGGATGGTTTTTCTGTCACCTCATCTGGTTCGGCTCAAGCCCGCGGCTCATAGTCCTGCTTTGATTGAATCGTATTCGCTGACGATTGAGCCCGCCAATCATCTCGTTCACTGGCAGCAGGACCCCTTCGGCAATTTCATTGCCCGGATCGACTTTGCCGAAGCCACGCAGGCGATGTCCATAAAAGTCGAAATTACGGCCTTGCTGGAGCCTGTCAATCCATTCGACTTCTTTCTGGACACGTATGCCGAATCGTTCCCGTTTCAATACGAAGATCAGCTTCGAAAAGACCTGGCTCCCTATCTGGAAATTACGGAGGATGGCCCCTTACTGAATCAGTGGATACAGCAAATCGATCAGACAAAACAGGGCACGATCAACTTTTTGATTGACCTCAACAGGCGGGTTAATCAAGCTATTGAGTATACCACCCGGTTGCAGCCCGGTGTGCAGACTCCCGAGGAGACATTATTACAGGCAATTGGTTCCTGTCGGGATTCCGCCTGGCTTCTGGTTCAGATTTTACGTCATGTTGGGCTGGCCGCCCGCTTCGTGTCCGGTTATCTGGCTCAGGTTTTTCCGGATGCAGCTGATCAGGACGATCCGTCTAACCCGAAAGAGAACTCGCTGGCTCTACACGCCTGGGCGGAAGTGTACGTACCCGGCGCGGGCTGGCTCGGACTGGATGCCACATCGGGTATGCTGGCTACAGAAGGCCACATTCCCCTGGCCTGCACCTCCAATCCCGATAGTGCAGCACCCCTGACGGGTACTACGGGTGTAAGCGAGGCAACGCTCACGTACACGAATACGCTGGTGCGCTTGAACTAA
- a CDS encoding fatty acid desaturase family protein — MLTQVKFRNTNRSQFFVTARKRVDAYFSEQAISPHANSAMWSKAIFFLTGYALLYGLILSNQFGLWTMLAMAVLLGMFAAFIGFNVSHDALHGAFSSRGWVNRLLGSSFYLLGANPYVWKITHNIVHHTYTNIPGHDEDIEVAPGLVRLDPDDKLQPWHRYQQWYTFPLYSLASLSWVFRKDYVKFFKSQIGQHDTSAHPRKEMIKLFVSKGLYYLFFLVIPFLVLDITWWQLLIGFVLMHLAEGLVLGLVFQLAHAVEGTSFPLPDNQGDIQNAWAIHQMQTTANFAPRSATAAFFCGGLNRQIEHHLFPKVCHIHYPAITNIVRQTAHEFDLPYLENKTFGSALYSHYRLLEKLGRPVQHAQVVSMSRTTGSVKSKAGAHATN, encoded by the coding sequence GTGCTAACACAAGTAAAATTCAGAAACACAAACCGTTCGCAGTTCTTTGTTACGGCCAGAAAGCGAGTTGACGCTTACTTCAGTGAGCAGGCGATTTCTCCACATGCCAATAGTGCCATGTGGAGCAAAGCAATTTTCTTCCTAACCGGCTACGCGCTGTTATATGGTTTGATTCTGTCCAACCAGTTTGGTCTGTGGACTATGCTGGCTATGGCCGTTTTACTGGGTATGTTTGCTGCTTTTATTGGCTTCAACGTCTCCCACGATGCGCTTCATGGCGCCTTTTCGTCACGGGGTTGGGTGAATCGGCTATTGGGTAGTAGTTTCTATCTGCTGGGAGCGAATCCGTACGTGTGGAAGATTACGCACAACATTGTTCACCATACGTACACGAACATTCCCGGCCATGACGAAGATATTGAAGTGGCTCCCGGTCTGGTTCGGCTAGACCCCGATGATAAGCTTCAGCCGTGGCATCGTTATCAGCAGTGGTACACGTTTCCGCTGTACTCGCTGGCTTCACTGTCGTGGGTTTTCCGTAAAGACTACGTGAAGTTCTTCAAGAGTCAGATTGGTCAGCATGATACGTCAGCGCACCCGCGGAAAGAAATGATCAAGTTGTTTGTTTCCAAAGGGCTTTATTATCTTTTCTTTCTGGTCATTCCTTTTCTGGTTCTCGACATAACCTGGTGGCAGTTACTGATCGGTTTTGTGCTGATGCACCTGGCCGAAGGACTGGTGCTTGGCCTTGTGTTTCAACTGGCGCACGCTGTTGAAGGAACTTCCTTTCCACTTCCCGATAATCAGGGCGACATACAGAATGCCTGGGCCATTCACCAGATGCAGACAACGGCCAATTTTGCGCCCCGCAGTGCAACCGCTGCGTTCTTTTGTGGCGGTTTGAATCGCCAGATCGAACACCATCTATTCCCTAAAGTCTGCCACATTCACTATCCGGCTATCACCAATATTGTCAGACAGACAGCCCACGAGTTTGACCTGCCTTATCTGGAAAATAAGACATTCGGGTCGGCGCTCTATTCGCATTACCGCCTTTTAGAAAAATTGGGTCGGCCCGTCCAGCACGCGCAGGTCGTCTCGATGAGCCGAACCACAGGGTCGGTCAAATCGAAAGCTGGTGCACACGCGACCAACTAG
- a CDS encoding winged helix-turn-helix transcriptional regulator — MTKSNRSELPPEPDFQLITTALGIVSGKWRLYIILLLGEKTLRYRQLSEMLPGVSEKVLASELKSLVALGVLERTAYAEIPPRVEYSLTKKGHLALPILRKIQEIGQIFN, encoded by the coding sequence ATGACAAAAAGTAACCGAAGCGAGTTGCCTCCTGAACCCGACTTTCAGTTGATCACTACCGCGCTAGGGATAGTTTCCGGGAAATGGCGGCTGTACATTATTCTGTTATTGGGTGAAAAAACGCTTCGTTACCGACAACTCAGTGAAATGCTACCCGGTGTAAGCGAAAAAGTACTAGCCAGCGAGTTAAAATCGTTAGTGGCGTTGGGCGTTCTAGAGCGGACTGCCTATGCCGAGATTCCGCCGAGGGTAGAATATTCTTTAACTAAAAAAGGTCATTTGGCCTTACCGATTCTGAGAAAAATTCAGGAAATCGGACAAATCTTTAACTGA